The Leptodactylus fuscus isolate aLepFus1 chromosome 5, aLepFus1.hap2, whole genome shotgun sequence genome segment TGCGTCTTCTCAAGACTTTTCCAAGATTCATTGAGCTAAACAGTCCATGTGGATGTATTTGTAAGACACTGACGTGCGGGATCACCATAAGTTACTGTATGTACATGTCTGTTCCCATCTACTTGCCAACATACATTTGGTAGAGTTAGGGGACAGATAGAAATAAGTAAAACATGACTGCAGAATCAGACTGCAAAGGGttagtttgtagtctgtaacatgAAGAAACTTATATTTTTGCATAGGAGTTATAAGCACGACACACTATGAGATTTTAGAGGTGCTTGCAAAGTTGCTTGATTTTTTTACTTGAGATGGGAAAAGTAGTTGTGAAGGTGAACATAGCCACAAAGTAAATGTAGATGGCAGACTGCAGGTGGCATTAACACTCTATTGGTTTTCCCAGGTGATCAAGACAGCTGTAGGCTAAGTATAGACTCTCAGGGCAGTGGAGGTTTGAGCCGGAAACAAATGCGAACAGAAGCCTATATTCAGCACCCACTAGATGGACTGGAGTGCCCATTCCAGAGGCAACACTTTCCTGAGTCATATCCCTCTGCCAGTCACAGCAAAGCTGAGCAAGTGAGtgctatacacattacacatgtaTAATGTAAGCATGGTGACACATATAGCATTCATAACTTTTCTGGTGCTTCTCCACTACGAAAACAcactatggctaaggccccatgttctggaaacacagcattttttgttgcatttttttgagccaaagccaaaaatggctacaagaggaatgggagatatttATAAAGTacttgtacttctcccttctgcgtaatccactcctggctttggctcaaaaaaacgcaacaaaatctgcaacaaaaaaagctgcatttccgcaacgtggagccttagcctatcaCGGCTGTTACTTGGATCCATATCCTGATACTACCGCCCTATCGGAAAAAATCTGTACTGTCACCCATCAGAATTGTAGTTTATACCTTCCATTTCACAGGTTCCTGACCCTATTCCCATCAGATCTTAAAGGCAATGTGtagtagttgttttttttttgtgagcttttttaaaaaaattcccatGTTATTTTCTGTTATAAAAAAATTCCTAAAATTACTGCCGTTCTAACTTTGTCCACTAGGCAATATCATATGCTGAGACTTCTAGTACCGGTATCACTAACCACTTCTTTGTCTGTTGGTCATAGGCTCTCTACCCACTACCCCTGCTAAACAATGCAATGGATGATGGGAAATCTGCTCTAACCTCTTCCAATGCTGCTCTTGGTAGAAATCTCTCGGCACATCAGGGGTACTCTGCTCTGTCAGGTAAGTGGACCAGCTGATCTATAGCACGGGGTCACACAAATCTATACATTCAGCAACAATCTATACAGCCCACGTGGCAATTTTTTccatgacgttttacaaccagcGTTCACCATGACACCCTGCAGCAACTTCGCTAATATAAGTAAATGGAGTCGTATTGTAACCTCGAGGATGCTGCAAAAGTGGCTTCTTGTGGCCCAAAAAATCCAGCAGTACTCAATATCTTTGTGACTAGAAGTCGCATTTGCAGCACCATCAGTGTCACAATGCGATGCTATTCACTTAAAATAGTGAAGGAGTTATAAGGCGGTCTTGGGGTCAGGCAACAAGAGTCGTGGCCAAAGTCGCCATGTAGTCCCAGCCTAAAAGGAGGctactcaggggtctgaatatCTATGAAAAATACTGAACTTATTGGAAATGTTTATATGGAGGGTCCTCCGATCAGGGCCCTCAACTATTACATATAGCAAAAAGAGTCTATAAAGAGCATCCCTTAATCTGGAGGACCCATCACTTCAGTAAACCACAGTACAACACAATTAGAACTGTGTAATGCCTCttttctcctgtgggggtgctgtgcaCTTATTACTCCTGCTGCTGCAGTACagcacagattacagctgatcgcCGGAGGTCCAGCAGCAGGACACCCTATTATTGGTTTTGTATCGGAAATGGCTTGTCCAAAACTGAGAACCTCTCAAAAGTGAGAAGATAGATGGTTGGAAGATTGAGTTGTACCTTTTGTTATTGGTCACTGATAATAACTATAAGGACATCATCGCCATGTTTGAGGCTAAATGGGCATTTCAGTTTGAGACACCCAGAGATTGCCTCTTCCTTTCATTCAGGCAAAgccctctatatacagtcctatagtcaTATTCCTGGGTCTGAGCCTATAGATTGTTCAGAAGTGATCTTATATGAAATAACATATTGATAAATATGGATCTGCCTCTATCAGGTTGTCACTTACAATGCTTGTCCTATGGTAGAATCACATCATGTCAATCCTAAATAGTTCTTTTAAAGAAGGTCCTGAGAAAATCACATGACAATCGGTCACACCATTTTATTCCATGACACGTTTCGTGTTCCTGGTTGTCTTCATTTTAACATTTCCATTTCATTCCTCCATTGTAGACCTCTCATCATTCGCCATTAAACAAGAGATATCAGATAGCTCGAGTGCTAGTTCCACCCCACCATCGCTCTATAGCCCCACTTTCCTGGACCTGCAGCCCATTGGATCAGCAGCTGCTGCTCCGACTTTCAGTGCATTTTCCCATGCTGCCTCTGTGTACGGACAGTTCACCAGTCAGACAGTCACAGGTATGACCATAGGTATTAGGCACAGGGAGCACTGGGTTTCGGTTTTACGTACATGAAGTTTATCAGTTGATGGTAGTTAtgccattttgtaatatactttgtgtttcaCCATAACTTTCAAGACCTCTACTTGGggtcagtgaatgggaacagtACACATCTCTAATACGCCATGAGGGTCCAAACATATGAAAATAACCAAAGACCACCCTTGTGTATCTGGATAtaaactatggggcagatttattaaaccaCGTAATAGAAAACTGCCCATAGTAATAGTGTCTCCATCACACTGGTGTAAAtcagtatacaggtatacacTATTCCATACAGGGGTATACAGGATAAAGCACCatgcatttttttccttttatcaTGGGAGCTTATAAGCAATTTAAGGCCCTAATGGTATACATTACAGCCTTCTTAAGGAGGTATATGGTGCGATATCCTCTGTACATATACCTCTAACATAGGTTATTATTTAACACATACAGATCTTTGTAGCCCAAGGCAACTAATCTTGGCGCAGCTTTCATTCGTAGGGGTTGTTCACGCAtaggaatttgacgctgaatttgtcaaccagaaaatttctgcttcaggaatttaccgcagattttttctgcttgtCATAAAAaaaggattttgacacggaatttgAAGCAGAACTGACTTCGGGGTGATCGCCCAGAGTCACATAAGGGAAATTTCCTGGGCCCAGTGGACTGCTCCTCATCTCTTTAAATgtgacttaggcctggttcacatctgtgttcgggtttccatttgggaagtttgcttggggaccccctgaatggaaacttatacgcataaaatagtggttacctaagtaaacctgtggaccccatagactgtaatggttccgtgtggtttccgcacgaaaatgcggagagaaaaatcctgcaagcagcacttttctccctgcatgtttcatgtggaaaccatacggaccccattattgtctttggggtccgcgggtttcctttgttaacctttttttttttttttgcgtataggtttccgtttccccaagcggactccctgaatggaaacctggcagcagatgtgaaccgggccttaggcaCTTTATATGTCAGTCACATCCAAAAAGGGGCAAGTCCATGTCACAAAAAAAGAAGGCATGGCGATGCCCTACAGGCCATTCTCTTTGACCTCCTTCACTTGTTTCAGTTGCATTTTAACGTCTGTATTATGCATTTGTATTATGGCCGCAGGCCTTTGTGTTTCTATTGAGCCAAGTTTAGATATTCATCAAGATCTTTTTAGAGTTTTAATAATCCAGGCCTGGCAGCCATAGTGGGATTGCTATAATTTGGTGGGATTATGACTTTAACATCTTAACCTGGCCTTCACGTAAATCTCCACTTTTTATCACCATGCCATTTTTACATCCAAAATTCTGTGGTAGTTAATttattaaagggctattcccttCTCTGGAAATCATGGTCAAGACAGGGGTAACTGGCTGCAATTCCCGATCACCAGGATAAGACTTGCGGAAACAGCCGAGTGGTGTaacgctgtttctgtaactctggaaaatttctgcttcaggaatttgccgcagatttttttctgctgtcAGCTGTGCTAAACTGTTCCTGTAGCTCCCATTATGTGAGATGCAGAAACAGCGTAGAGCAGCGCCACTCACCGGTTCCCATAGCCATGATTTGCAAAGATGGGAGTAACCCTTTAGTATATTTTTATATCAGTTATATTTTTCTGATAtaaagctccaaatcccctgtacAGACATCATAGACATGCATCCTTGTTGCAGAAATCCAGAATTCATTTTCCAAACTTCACTAGACGGGTGGGCCCAGATTAGTTGCTGTGAGAAATAAGATTAAAGATAGTATATTCCTACAAATCTACACACAACATAATGTCATAGAAGTTGGAGACATATGTCAGACTAATAATTGTCAATATTTTACCAGGACGCGATGTTGTAGGATCCACATTGCCAGGTTACCCCCCACACATACCCAGCGGACAAGGAAACTACGCCTCATCTGCAATTGCCGGAATGGTTGCTGGTATGTATTTCACACTGCTCGGTTATGTCCATATGTATATAGCTAGTTGGTGTCCTATACAGCAGATGAATTGGTCTAGGTGTTAAAGTAACATGGCACTGATGATATATCTTAAAATTGTCATAATGATGACAGTCCTCCAGCAGCAGATGTTGGGGAAAGAATGGTGGGGTAGATTGGATTTCAACATACCCAATCCTTTTATTGTTAAAAGGGATATCCCCATGTTAGACACCTATGGCATACAGTATCTAAAGGAAAAATGTCTGATAAATTCATGTCCCACCTCTGACACCTGACTTGCAGCTGTTGTGAGTGGAAAGATGGTTGTGCATACAGCTAAGATCAATACTCCCATACGAATAAAAGGAAAGCGCCACACAACTGAAGCCATTTGAGCGATTCCTATTCCCAAGATGGTAATACCCCTTGGTGGTTGAGACCCCATATTACGGAAACaactttttgcagattttgcagcatttttttgtgtgaaaaccaagagtggattgagcagaacttcctatatatttcccattcctattgtagccattcttgtctttggctccaaaaaatacaacaaaaaaacctgcatttctgcaatgtggggacttagcctaagagAGATAAGTGTATGCCAGTAGTTTTCTTCTCCCCTTGTAATGAGAAAACATAGACGATCGGGCTCAACCCAAAGGTCCCTCGATGCCCCTGTCCCACATTACTGTAGTGGTGCAGCTACATTGGTTACTGTGGGTGCAACTGCACCTGGGCCCTTGAGGGTTACAGTTACATACAATTTCTATTTAGGAAGTTCCTGCTTAAGGGTAAGGCccctgcagaaacgcagcttcttttgttgtagattttgctgcgattttttgagccaaagcagcaaaatctgcaacaacaaaaagctgcatttccgcaatgtggggtttcagcctGAGATACATTGCATTAGGTTCTAGGAACCTTAACCAGGTTAACATGGCAGATTTATTCCAATCTCTCATTACTAATGCCAGTAACCACctatatgaaaaaaaattgtCCAGGAGAACTATCAGACCAAAGAAGTTAGAGCAAAATCCCCTCTtctatgaaagaaaaataaatgacatTTCAAACCCTATTAAAACCTATGGGGAGAACAGATCTATTGCAAATCTGCACTAAATTCGATGGTAATGGTTGCATTATGTGCACCGCTTATCCCAATCCGAcatccattgactttaatgtcaAAAAGAGGATTTATGGCGGATCCAAATCCTTGCTTGGTTTCCGATCTCATTCATTTGGAATTCCTTTACTGTATTAGTTCCCAACACTGTTAATGTGTTCCCATGGGGATATTTGGGCGAAACATATGTGTAAACCAGGCCGAGACGGCCACAGTTTATAAATTAAGATATGTTTTCGGAGGGGTTGACCCCGGGTGACCTTTGCAGGTACATTTAAATGAAAAAGAAATGCAGAATCCCGGGTCCCTCACCCACTCCGCTCACAGCTCCGTAACCTGCTGAGCCAGCGTGTTACTGTGTTACCACGGAGACGCGCTTAATGCAGCGTTAAAAATATAAAGTACTTCTACCCCCCTCCCCAGCTCCCTACACCCGCGTGCACACCCTCCTTCCTCTCCTGGAGCGTGAAATGAGATTGGTCAAGATAAATAAAAAAGAGCAGTTATATTTTAACTGTGTGTGCGAGAGACGGATTTGTTCCCAACAGTCTGTAATCTACATGCCCATACATGCACAAAGAGGACAAATTATTTGGCATTGGGATATAAAACATCCCCCTCAAATGCCGGCGTAATAATGTCCGACCTGTGACTCATTTactcatgtcatctctcctgtatactgtcaccGTCTAAATCGGAGCCCCGTGGAACGTATTCTGTAAAGTCGATGGACGTAGACAATGAGAAATCTTACAGACACCTATGGTGGAAGGGGCAGTTCCCATATACAGGGTCCCGATTATGTAGCACAAAAACATGGATCATTCCATTTTTCATTAGAGGAGGTAAAGGAATGCAGAGGTAGTAGGTGCATGCAGGCCCCCCGGGATAGAAGGGGCCCCAAACCACCACTAGTATAGATGGCACATGATAGCTGGGGCCTTGTTACAAATTCTGCACTGAGGCCCAAGAGATTCAAGTGATGTCAATGGGCTAAAGGTGTCCATTGTAATATAACTAGATGGGTTAGACAACTAGATGGCACCATTGTCAGCCTGGTTATCACATTGGGTCAAAAGACTGGAttgtattttttcccctgaaatggggcaattggcatgagcctcatggggtttttgccttcccctggatcagcactgtaggggattgtagggttataggttttacttgatggactgatgtctttatccaacttcatctactatgtaactatgtatgtgccCAGCTGTAAGCCACACGCACAATGGACCGCCAGCTATTCCGTCCACCTTACTCTGGCGACAGCTTATCTTCCCTGAGGACGCAAGGAGTGGGCATGTCCTAACCCAACTACCCATTTGTAATACAACTTCCATAGACACCATTATTTCTTTTCCCTTACACCATTAGAAGTTTGACTGGAGTCAAAAACCTTCAGCaggtgcaaaactacaactcccaacattctccattcatttctatggaagttcctagaacagcagagcgagtatgcatgctgggagttgtagtttcacaacatctGAAGtgtcgaaggttgctgaccccctgCATTAGATAGTTGGCCGGTCCCACTGATAACAGCGGGTCCAATAATCCTCAGCTTCTGTATAAGAATCTGTGGCCATGCAATAATATTGTGTTCGGATGCAGCCCATATTTGGAACTAAATGAAAAAAACCCTCAGatttattagaaaaaaatgtgatatttAAAGAAAAGATAAAAATTCAATGTCTTGGGCAAGTTTAGTGTATTATAACTTTTGCATGTAGGCCTTTGACACCAAGTTatatatgacaattttttttattttttttgtcaacagcaccacccctgtccacaggctgtatatggtattgcagctcagcctcattcactttcATAGTGCTGACTTGCAATACCAGATAGAAGTCCTGAACAGCTGTGGCACTCACTGTTCCTGGAAGGAGTCGGTTTTGTCTTTTTCGTTCTTTACAACCCCTTTCCAATATCCATCTAGGGAATATGCTCCTTAAGTACTGTATCAAGCGGCTCTATAAATCGGCATATGGCGCTAGTAGGGTCTTGGTTACTGCAGTAATTTAATAAAATGGCAATAGCTGGAGAGCAAGGTACACGGCGGATACACTATAAATCTAATTTAGTTAGTACGGGCACCACTAACCTAGCCGAATCCTGTCTGTAAGATACAGGGGAGAGAAGGTGCTCCGTCTTCATAGATATATGGTCACATTTTATTCTGTATGGGATAATAATTTGCCGTACACTGTCAGCAGAGGTCTGCCCTAACACGACCAAATGTGAgctatgtgaggagggggctatgATGGGATCTGCGGCGCTCTGGGTGAGATGTTACTACTTCTGTTTCATCTGACCTGACAGTTCTTGTTTTCTCAGCAGGAAGCGATTACACTGGTAATACTTATAGCCATGGGGCCTATGCAGCATATGGAGACAGTTGGCGGTTCCCCGGCTCCAGCCTTCTAAGTGAGTACATTAAATATAATAGGATTTTCTTTGCACTTATTCACAAAAGGGACATCGTTTAAGCCGTATACCGTCATCCCCGACATCTTCATCTCTTGCTGCGCGTAGTAGTGAGGCTGGGTACATGCTGGCGCTATGTGTACAGGGCACCACGCCACGTGTCCATTTAAATACAGGACTTTTCCTCCATGCTAAGATCTCATCTCCTTTGCTGCTCCTGTTATACATTACAGATTTTCCATCCATTATTGTGAGATGAATATTTGCAGTGTGTATGTGacgtgtgaacatcccctaaggTTGGGTCCTGACATTGCAGATTTGTAATGTGAATTCAGCATTAGCACATCCGCAGTAATATACAAGttttcagaatcccatccaccattTCTGCACAAAAATCAGAAAAGGCTGCATCAAATCCGCATCAAAATACATATGTAACACGCAGAACTTGTCATATTTATGGAGGTTATTTCAATGTCAAGACCCAGTCTTAGGACATATTAATAGACAGTGCCGTTTATGAATAGGTTTGAATAGAAGGCTGCAAGGTAAGAACGCTGAAGTGTTAATAGTtgatcaattaaaaaaataaagtgaatgaagaaaagagaaatctaaatcccatcaatatattatccttccatcaattcttctcagtacacttgaagagactcggcagggaggttgtttccgccatcttggagaactaagcccagatcttctatgtatataggcttgctccaatctttctgtctcttcatgtaatcccagacagggctggatgatgttgagatcagggctctgcaggggccgtatcatcacatccaggtctcctcctccaaagggcacatCTTTTGTTCCTTGACAGAAATAagcttaacccttctatttctgaaagcattcttagggtgcattcacactgagtaaacgctagcttattctgaacgtaaaacacgttcagaataagcggcgtctaaagcagctccattcatttctatgggagcggggatacgagcgctccccatagaaatgaatgggctgcttctttcactccgtgcagtcccattgaagtgaatggggagtgccggcgtatacgctccggcatgagcagagcttgccgtatacgccggcactccccattcacttcaatgggactgcacggagtgaaagaagcagcccattcatttctatggggagcgctcgtatccccgctcccatagaaatgaatggagctgctttagacgccgcttattctgaacgtgttttacgttcagaataagctagcgtttactcagtgtgaattcacccttactctgCAGTACATTTCCACAGTACTGTATAGCACTTGACATAAAAATTTCCCATTTATGTGTTACAGTTGCCATAAGAGTAAGCACCGCCTCTACTCCCCTGCCTTCCAGTCTTGGGATAATATGGACTGGACTTTCCATAAATTCTCTACTTACTGGGGATGGTAgatcggtagcagcagtggtgtatacccaaacagtcaaagacagagacacaaaatatgcaggaaacaggtttctttagaaaaaaaaaaacaggaacataaataaaccttgacttcaggcacaaaatgagcaaaataaaatacagctttaacttcaggcaaaagaataagaaacaaaatcctgctggtttgagcaactaactaaatagtAATAATAGACTAACTATACGcatggcttactaacagccacacaaacCAATAAGCTCGAtacagtctcactggactcaaagtaacaggacagacccagacgcctcctctcagcccctggatctgccctgaagggcaggatctgcagcctttcatgggtcagtaatgaacctatgacccacacctgggctgaagcctactctgGACCcaacctggaccacacataggtcagaaagctGGGTCTGATATAGCGGggctccagcactttgcctgtcatcttctcacactACTTTAATAATACTATTTAACAAATATCCATTTTGCTTTCCAGGTTCTCCctactactacagctctactgcacgaacggcaccacctccaacaactgCTGGGGCATATGACCTCCTGTAGTTTCCATGGCTGCCACGGTTGCAGCACCTTCATCGCAGCCAGGCTTTGGGAGATTGACCTGGTAGTGATACATTACAGTGTTACCAACAACATTGCATtgcaagcaaaatctacaacatggACTATATCTTCTTATGCGTAACTACTACTCCGGAGCAACGCAGGCAGGACACGTGTAATGGCATCCATCTGGCACAAGGCATGACCTCTCGCTGTGCCTACAATGCCGTCTCCAGATTTCTCTTAATAAAGTAGCCCCATCTACACTGACTAAGGTACCATACCAAGGGAACAATCCAAATATACAGGAACTGTCAGAAATCACATCATCAATTTCTATTTCACAGGGATACAGCCTATGCTCACCACTGAACAGCATTGTAGAGGTTATATATGGGTATAATCTACATATATTAGGCACTATTATATATTTGGTGCTGATGCCAAATTATATTCTATATTAcagtccagagctgcaatcacaattctgctggttgatATTGGAATCAGTTGACACTTTGTCGACAACCACACCCAGCTCAACATCTGGGGACAGATAAGGTGGCCATATACCTTGAATAGGGGTTGATACGTGGACATATACGTGGACATACTTAGTAGGTAGAGAGAAATAAGCTGCTGTCAGACACCTCTGGTGGTAGTTTATCTTCCTTGAGAACTAaaagatcagacatgttgaatttctTTCCCCAACATCTACTAGTCAAGGTTCTGACGTGATTGGCAGGTCCTGATGAAATCGGCAAGTTTGGCCTACATTCATCCAGTATCAGATTAGGTTTCCTGGGCCCACCCTCCATCATGTAATATCCATAAGATCTAATAGGGTATTTGTAATGAACCTGAGAATTAGACTATAGTGGCAGGTGAGTGGCTCCAACAGAACATCCAAATGGGGTTGCCATCTGCTGGATTTTTGGGACATGGGTCCACGTCTCCTCACGTGTGCTGGTGGGCTAGTCTAACCCTGCATTCATCTAATGGGTATGGCCACCTTTAGTGTTCAATACatgagggcattatacagtgtagccATGACTCTTCCGGCTCTGGGCTAGAAGATATAATTTGACTCAAGACTAGTATTACATAAAACAAAATACTGTCAGCTTAATGTAGATTTATCTATATATAAACTGGAAAAAGagtcaggtgtgaacatagcatatGCAACATACTATATATAGGCACATATACAAGCAATCTGCCTGCGGGAAGATCATAGTCATCCTACGTGACCTCCACCGTTCATAGGTCATTGCACAAATGTTTGACAATTTCTTATTACCCAAAATTCATGGAAGTGGTGACATTAAAACCCACCGATGATATGAGATTATCCATATGATCCACTGTCAGCCACGTCTTTGAAGTTCTATGTATCTTATATGGAACCTGGTCAAAACAAGTAATGGGAAGTGTTCTCACCGCAGGTGCAACTTGTCGATAAGGAATTTTTGGTTTTCCAAAAATTCTGctcctactgtatataaaaaaagcaACAAAGTATCAAAAACAGGGATGGTTTTATACCCGTATACATGTTTACCTCAAGCCTGGGGTTGGGCATAATCTGCGTTATCTCATACGCTCTGCAATAAAATTGGGATCTCCTAGTTCCATCTTGACACCAACACATGGATCTGCCCAGAGGACCACAGGGATATACACAGGACGGTGCTCCTCCTTAAGCACTGCAGGACTTTCTCCGCCTGAAGGGTTGGTGTAAATAAGTGAGCGATACACACAATGTACATAGAATATTTGTAAgataacatattttaaataaataagcATGATGAAATATGGCTCCTGGTCTTCATGGATGGGGGTCGAGGAGGGACCAGCTGTGATATAACATTAAAGGAGGTCTCTGCATTAGACTAATCCTACTTGTTAGAATAGTCCTAAACTTTCCTCCAGTTGTGACCCGGTGGTCAACTGTTATCTGGGAAGGAAGAATtacctacagcgccaccacaggagaaactgagcaTTAAATGGTGCCTAATCACATGATGGGTTGTCTTTGTAATGTAGGAGGATCCCAAAGACTGCAAAGGATGACTAGATCAGTACAGGGGTGGAGAATAAgattgtgtgaataaagcctaataaAAACGCTCCAGGCTTCTCCTATTGACTCCAAGAAAGAAGGAAATGATAACAGTGCCGTGGTAAACTCTGTAACCATTACTGTTCACTATGCTTGCTTCCTCTATACCATGGGGGATGCCTGCTGGAAccatgagggctcgttcacacggagtaaacgcgccgcgcaatgTGGCGTGTTTACGGCACgtgtacgctgcgtttttttacgtggcgcgtttactccgtgtgaacgagccctgaatgtTACCAGGAACAGTCtctataaaatatacaaacatataaGGTGGAAATAAGGTATACATGGAGTTAGACAGCCCACATGATCTAAAATTAGGGGAGTCACCCATAGGGTGTTAACTAGCAGCTTGCACCATACAGAAGTCTTATTTGTGTACATTTTTAATACTCAGCACCCAATCTCTTGTGGATTGTGGGTGTGTGAGTGAAACCTCCCTAAAAGATCATCTCTTAGAAAAGACCACCCCCCTAATTCGGAACACAGATGATCAGTTTTCCATAATAACCATCTTGTTTGAGAAGACCATCCcatagaagaccactttttaatgtaattttgtgTGGTCTTCTCCAAGAGGTTTCATTGTATTTTGCACCAGTGCAGCCTCCATACCATTGGATCTTACAgtgaattaaaggagttttccaggggtTACATATACATCAATATTTGATCGGTGGCGGTCTATCACTTGGGATCCCCACAGAACAGCTGGTTGAAGAGCCTACAATGTTTGGGGAGCggtgtgacctcttcactgaataacaagcacagtgctgtacatgttGTAGGGGCTGTGTGTGCTTGGTATTGAAGCTCAGACCCTTTcccttgaatggaactgagctgtggCTGTACCGTGTGACTGATGAACGAGACATCATCAGCACAAGCCCCCTTAATCAGTTGATCGGCAAGGGTGCTGTTAGACCCCCCCAACTGATATTGACGGCATATCAgacccagaaaatcccttgaagGATGTAGCAGTAGCATAAACCAACATGTTTACTTCATTTGCAGCTTTTACCTCAAAGCTCCCCGCCACCTCAGTCAGCCCCAAATGATAGATTATGCCAGTTCATtgcctgttagggtccattcacacggagtaaacgcgcgctacacg includes the following:
- the PAX8 gene encoding paired box protein Pax-8; protein product: MPHNSIRSELITERGCTGPASSLHIGHGGLNQLGGAFVNGRPLPEVVRQRIVDLAHQGVRPCDISRQLRVSHGCVSKILGRYYETGSIRPGVIGGSKPKVATPKVVEKIGDYKRQNPTMFAWEIRDRLLAEGVCDNDTVPSVSSINRIIRTKVQQLFNLPMESCVKSLSPGHTLIPSSAVTPPESPHSDSLGSTYSISGLLGISQPTSEGKRKLDDSDQDSCRLSIDSQGSGGLSRKQMRTEAYIQHPLDGLECPFQRQHFPESYPSASHSKAEQALYPLPLLNNAMDDGKSALTSSNAALGRNLSAHQGYSALSDLSSFAIKQEISDSSSASSTPPSLYSPTFLDLQPIGSAAAAPTFSAFSHAASVYGQFTSQTVTGRDVVGSTLPGYPPHIPSGQGNYASSAIAGMVAAGSDYTGNTYSHGAYAAYGDSWRFPGSSLLSSPYYYSSTARTAPPPTTAGAYDLL